Proteins from one Monodelphis domestica isolate mMonDom1 chromosome 6, mMonDom1.pri, whole genome shotgun sequence genomic window:
- the FGF5 gene encoding fibroblast growth factor 5 isoform X2, with the protein MSLSFLLLLLFLGHLICSSWAEEKQLLPKAQLGLSNRNRGGSGSRGRNNTSSLVPSSSSSSSASSPSSLGIKGSDSERSSFQWSPSGRRTGSLYCRVGIGFHLQIHPDGKVNGSHEANMLSQVYR; encoded by the coding sequence ATGAGCttatccttcctcctcctccttctcttcctgggCCACCTGATCTGCAGCTCCTGGGCTGAAGAGAAGCAACTCCTTCCCAAAGCGCAACTAGGACTCAGTAACCGGAATCGAGGGGGCAGCGGCAGTAGGGGTAGAAACAACACTTCTTCCTTGGTTCCTTCATCTTCATCATCCTCATCtgcctcctccccttcttccctggGAATTAAGGGCAGCGACTCGGAGCGGAGCAGCTTTCAGTGGAGCCCATCAGGGCGTCGGACTGGCAGTCTCTACTGCAGAGTTGGTATCGGTTTCCATCTGCAGATCCATCCCGATGGCAAAGTCAACGGCTCCCACGAAGCCAATATGCTAA